The following nucleotide sequence is from uncultured Draconibacterium sp..
AGCAACCTCTTCTGCCGATGGTAGTTTGGAGTCATCAATATCAATAACATCAGCGTACGGGCCGCAAAGTTCTTCTTTCCGATCCAGTGCTTCAGTGTAAATTTCTTTGGCAGCAGCTAATCCTTCGTCGCCCGAGATAGCTAAACCAATCACTTCTTCCAACCAGGTTGTTCCGGCTGTTTTTACGTGAATTCCCTTATCATACTTTTTAATAATATCGGCCATTATCGGGTAAATCGTAAATTTATCAGACCCTGAGTGAACGCTAAGTTTCAGATCGTGCGGTAATCCAAATTCTTTTACCGCATAATCAATTACCAACACGTCCTGCTCAAACTCTTTGGCAAACTGCTCCACATCGCCTACATAATCAACACCTTTGTTAAAACGGCCGGTGAATTTTGGAGCAATAGTTTGTGCCGGAATATTTTCGTTGGCAATCATTTTTAAAATAAAAAACATGTCCACCGGAGTTTGCGGAGCCTCAACTTCGTCCATCGATACTTCGGTAACAAAGTTGCCTTTTCCTTTTACCGCCTCAATGTGTCGGTAAATTTTTCCTGCTTCTTTAACTGCTGCCAGGTATTTTGAAGCTACCTCTTCCAGTAACTCTTTGGTTACTTGAATTGATTCCTCAATACCCGGAATAGTTACCTCGTCTCCAAGCAATTTGCAGGTTTCTTTAAAAGCCGCCACATCTTCAACCGATGCCTCGGTACCAATATACATGGCCACGTCGAGCGTAAAAAAGTTACTTGGTTCGATAAAACGGTCTACATTCCCCAAATTTATATGATCGGCATCAACATAATAGGAATTTTCCCAGGCCAATGCCTTTACTGCCGCATCGGCTTCAATTCGTGTGCCCGATGGCTCGGAATGCACAATGTCGTGTTCGCGGTTTGATTTATTCCAAACCGGTGTTACGGCAATACCTTTTTTATTCGCTTTAATTAAGGCACGGAGTTGTGCCTCTCCTTCGTGGTTGAAGCGGTCGCCCACTCCAAAACTATATTTTCCCAATTGCATGATACAAGTCTAGTATTTATTTTTCTAAAATTGATTTCCGTGTACGTGCACGAAAGTAGAATTATATTTTAAATCTCACAAATATTTGATGTTTTTTAAAATCATTCCACGCTAGTTCCACCATTTCATATATCACTATATTTTAATTACTTAAATACTTTTTCACCAATTATATCCGCTTCGGATATTTCCAAAACCGTGTACATTTTATTACCCGATGAGAATATTCTGAAAATAATGGCCTATTTATACCATCAAAAAAATATATTTACCAATACAGTTTTACTATTAAGCCAATATTCTAATTCATAGAAATTAAATACAAAAACGATAATGAAACGACTAACTATTATTCTTGCAGCGATGCTGATCAGTCTGGGGATTTTTGCCCAACCTGCCGACATCATTCCAAAGCCGGTCTCGGTGATAAAAAAAGAGGGAACTTTTGAATTTACAGAAAACACCAAAGTTCTTTTTAACGCCTCCAACCAAACTGAAAAGGAGTTTGCTAGTCTGGCAAAGGACCTTTTTAAAAGCGCAACCGGCACCACACCCGAATTTGTTGCGCCAACAGCACAGAAAGAGGGGAACATTCTTATCCAACTCAACAATCCGCTCGATACAAAAATCGGCAACGAAGGTTATACTCTTTCTATTCAAAACGACCGTGTATTTCTGAATGCCAATACAACTGCCGGTTTATTTTATGGTATGCAAAGTATCTGGCAGCTGTTAACTGCAAACAATGGCACTGCCCTGCCCTGCATGGATATAACCGATTATCCGCGGTTTGGCTGGCGAGGTTTGCATCTTGATGTGTCGAGGCACTTTATGTCTGTTGAGTTTATTTACAAATACATCGACTACATCGCACTGCACAAAATGAATGTGTTTCACTGGCATTTGGTTGATGATCAGGGCTGGCGAATTGAAATTAAAAAATACCCAAAACTGACAGAAGTTGGTGCCTGGCGAGCCGACCGTGAAGATTTGGACTGGAACTCGCGTAAAGAACCGGTTAAAGATAACGAACCAAAACATGGCGGCTTCTATTCGCAGGAAGATGTGAAAGCCATTGTTGAATACGCCCGAAAAAAACATGTAACGGTAATTCCTGAAATTGAAATGCCCGCACACGTTATGTCGGCATTGGCTGCTTATCCCGAGTTTTCGTGTACCGGGGAATACAAACCGGTTCCCCCGGGTGGCGTTTGGCCCATCACCCATATTTTCTGTGCCGGAAAAGAAGAAACGTTTAACTTTCTGGAAGATGTACTATCTGAAGTTATGGAACTTTTCCCGTCAACATACATTCATATTGGCGGCGATGAAGCCACTAAAACTGAATGGGAAAAATGTGAGCTCTGCCAAAAACGCATGAGCGATGAAGGCTTAAAAGATGAGCATGAATTGCAAGCATACTTTATTAAGCGAATCGAGAAGTTTCTCAATAAAAACGGCCGCCATTTGATTGGCTGGGACGAAATTCTGGAAGGCGGATTGGATCCAACAGCAACAATTATGTCGTGGCGTGGTGCCGATCCCGGAATAAAGGCAGCAAAAGCCGGTCACGATGTGGTAATGTCGCCAACTTCGCACTGTTACTTTGATTATTACCAGGGCGACCCATCACTGGAGCCAAAAGCTTTTGGTGGGAATATCACTTTGAAAAAAGTATACAACTTCGAACCTGTTCCTGCAGAATTGAGTGCCGAAGAAGCCAAACATATTATTGGTGCACAGGCCAACATCTGGACCGAATATATGCCCAACGGCCGCCATGTGGAATACATGATCATGCCACGAATGAGTGCACTTTCGGAAGTGTTGTGGTCGCCAAAAGATGCGAAAGACTGGGGCGATTTCTCAAAAAGAATGGAAAGCCAGTACAAACGTTTCGATAAGCTGGGCGTTAATTATGCTACCAGTGCTTTCCAGGTTTCGGCAATGCCGGAACTCGATCCGGAACACAAGGCTATAAAAGTTTCACTGAGTACCGATGCCTGGGAGCCGGATATTTATTACACTTCCGACGGATCGGAGCCAACTGCACAATCGAATAAATATACACAGCCCTTTACCATCAATAAATCGGGAACCGTAAAAGCAGTGGTTATTCAGGATGGGAAACAGAAATCGCAGCCATTGGCAACTGATTTTATCATTCACAAAGCCATTGCCTGCAAAGTGGACCAGAAATACCCGAACAGCAAAAGCTACGAATCGACCGGAGAATATGCCTTGGTTGATGGAATCAAAGGTTCTAAAGACCACCACGATGGAAACTGGAAAGGATTTAATGGCAAAGATCTCGTTGCAACAATCGATTTGGGTCAGTCACAATCTTTCTCAAAGGTAAGTACCGGAGTGCTTCAGGATAACGGCGCCTGGATTTTTTATCCAACGCATGTTACGGTTGAGGTTTCAGAAGACGGACAGAACTTCAAAAAGCTGGGGACTGTTAAAAATAAAGTAAGTGCTAAGGACGGAGAGCGCCAAATTCAAGACCTGGTGCTAAATAAAAAAGGAAAGGGACGTTATGTTCGTGTAACGGCTGCACATTTAACAAGTTGTCCGAAAGGGCATGCCGGTGAAGGACAACCCGGCTGGTTATTTGTTGATGAAATTATTGTAGAGTAAAATATTCAACGGGCACGAACTGAAATCGTGCCCGTTTCTTTTTCTATTTCTTTTTACGGGCCACCGTAAACGTTACATGCTCTCCACCAAACAGGTCTCCCCCCGGCAAAACATCCTCGTAAAATTCAACATTTTGCCATTCGTTTTCAGGCAATAGCTTTTTCAAATCGGAATGCGCAAAAAAGTGTGTCCAAAAACGATAAACATCTACTTTTTCATCTTCATCCATAATTTGATGCTGATAAAGAATTACCTTTTCCTGGTCATACAAGAATGACTCAGATAGAGCGAGATAAGGCTCCGGTTTCCAAAATCCTCTTTCAGCAACCTCCCAGTTTTTAGGAGCTACTTTTTTAGGCAGTTCCCTGTCATTTAATACATCGAAAACAAAAGTGCCTTCAGGCTTTAGAACGCTATGAATAAAACCAAGCAACTTTGTTCTGTCTTCAGGCAGTAAAACGCCCAAATCAGTATAAATCAGCAGAACAAGATCAAAACTATGCTCCTCCAATTCTAATTCCAGGTAATTTGCTTGCAGGTAGTTTATTTCAAGTCCATCTCTTTTAGCCTTGCTTTTTGCATAATCGATTGAATTTTTAGAGAAATCAACGCCGGTAACTTTATGACCCTTTTTGGCCAGTATTGTGGAGTATAAACCGGGGCCACAACCTAAATCAAGGATCTTCAGTTTTTCTTTTCCTGACTTTTCCAGAATCCAGTCTACCGTATTTTTTATGGTTTCCGGTTTGCGACTTGCCAGGTCAAGATTTTCGTTCAGATGCACTTGCAGAAGTTGTTTCGAAATGTGTTTATCGGTCCACATAATTGCGGTTCCCGGTTCGTACAAATTGGGCTTTTGGGTATTAGTGATTAATTTATTGAGTTTCATTTTTCTTACAATTTAAAATGATTGAATGATTTGAATAATAAAAAATGCCACAAGCAGAAATCTTGCCTGTGTACTTTTCAGCTCCGAACGGAGCTTTTTCGATATGTTATCTCAATAAATGAAGTGATGCAAAGTTAAAAATTTTCGACCAATTAAAAGGTATTTCACTCAACATCACATTTCAGGGGAGAAATAAAGAAACTTTTATTGGCTAATTTTCACTCCGCAATGCACTTCTTGAAGCTTTATCAACCAAACTAAAAATTCGTTCTATCTGGTCTTTTACACGCGTTGGTTGGTGCCCCTTCACTTTTATAATTTTACAATTCAGGGAATCAAACAATTCGTAAAACTGCTTATACAAGTCGGCGTTTTTAAGCAGCGTCCCTCCTTTCGAGCAAAAATTATTTTCCTCCAATCGCGCACGGCGATCAACAAGCTTTGCAATATTTTGCGAATCAGTATAAACTAAAACCTTTATGTCATTTTTTTCAATTTCAGACAAAGCCCAAAGTAAAGTTTGTAGTTCGAGCCGGGTAGATGAAGTATTCTCAAAACGTTTTGTTTGAATACGCTGCTTTAAATTTTCGGCATCCATTTCGTTTTCATCCAGAACCAGGCATGCACCATATCCAACTTTTGATTGAACATGCACACTTCCATCGGTAAATAAATACAGCTTATCCATTTTTCAATACTACTAAAAAAAGTTAAAGCCTGGCGTTGAACCAAGCTTTAACTAACCTCAAGAAAGACCTCTACACTCTTTTATCGTTTAAGTATACTATAAAATCACACCTAGTTCAGCAATCGAGCTATAAAAACTACGACTGACTTCGCGCAAGGTGGTAATTTTAATGTAACGCACCTTATATGTTTTATCAAACATCTTCTCCTGACGTTCGTCGGAATAACCAAAACGACCATTTTCAACCGCTGTTTCCCAGTTGTTGCCATCGGCACTTACCTCGAAATTATAAGTTGCAATACGGCCATTCCATGAGTCTTGTCGCGGCAAATAGCTAAAACCTTTTAACTCCAGCGTCTCGCCCAAATCCACTTGCAAGAAGTGTGGTTGAACCAGCGTTTCATCACTCCAATCTGAATGCCATATCGTTTCAGGGTTGTTATCAATAGCCTTTTCCGGCTCGTTTCCTTCGTAGCTGCAATCGGCTGTGGCAGTCCACTTCTTTTTGCTCATTTCAAAATTACGGATTACAAGGTTGCTGTTCATTTTCCCTTTAACTTTTGCATAAACAGCTACTTTCCCGCCTTTTTTTAGCTCGAATGGTTTTTTATAAGCTTTAAATTTCTCATCATTTACCGAATAAAAAAGATCCGCATTTTCAGAACTACTTACTGAAATTTCTCCATTATTATTTTGTTCCAGAACCGGAGCCTGCGCCAATAAAAGTTCGGCTACCGGGTATTTTTCGGCGGCATACTCAAATATGTTTTTTTGCTGAAACTGCACCGGCGAATAAGTAACATCGAACCGATAAATGCCGCTTGTTGCTACATACTGAGGTAAAATCCCGGGGCCACATGTAGCAGTTCCCAAACCGGTTACTAAGGCATCGTAATTAACGGTTACAAAATCGGCTTCATCCAACTCGTTCAGGTGTCGTGCTTTTGTAATTTCGGCATCATCATACGGATAAGCACTAAAATTCATCTCATTTGTACCACTCATTAAAAATCCGATTCCTTCGCTGTTCGAAACCGAAGCCCATCGTACGCCCGATTGGTTACAATTATCTTGCGGAATAACGATATTATGGTCGTAAAGCTGTTCGGCAGTAGTTGAATAAAAATCGAATTTACCTCCACTTTTCCGATCGGGATACGTAGAAACACCACCCAAACCATACCAGCTCACTTCGTTGTACGAACGTTTCATTTTCATTTGCAAACCAACTTTTGCTACTGCAGCTATTGAATTTGGCAAATTAACTTCGCTTGAAATATTAAATGTTCCGTCGGCAAAAATATGGTACTGCATAACGGCTGAGAACTCTGAAGAAGCACTTTTTAAGGCAACGGGGAAAATCAGCACAAGACTACCATCGGCCTGATTTTTTAGCTCAGGTTTTTGAGCTGTTTGCTCCAATTGATTCAATCCGGCTCTTTCCCAAATTCGGTAACCATTGCGGTCGCGAATATCGTTTTCTGTTGGCGGGCGGAAGAAGTTTAATCGTGGCCCCTGTTTCATCATTTCTTTTCCTTTGAAAATGTACGATGAAATAATGCCTGATTCAGCATCTATTTTTAACTGGTAGTTTTCTCCCAAAACAACGTATGCTTCTTCGTTTTGCTGAACTGAGATTTCACCTTTGTTTTCAACTGTAGTATATGCAGCCGATTGTGTTGGTAACATAAATTCTTCCCAGGCTTGTTCGTGTCCGGCTTTTACCAAACCTTTTCTATTTTTGGTAACCAGCGAAAACTTCAGCACATAACTTTGTCCCGCTTTGAGTTCTGGTAATTCGGGTAACGAAATGCTAAATGATTTTTCGGCCAGTGGCTCAACATTTAAATCAGCAATCCTTCCGTGAGCAACAATTCCTTCCGCACTTTTAACCGTCCAAAACAAACTAAATTCGTTCAGGTTAGTAAAAAAGTATTTATTTCTAATGGTAAATTTTCCGGCAGTTAAATCGTCGGCTTGTATTGCAATATTCTGATAAACTTTTTTTGTTTCCCACAATTGCGGATTTGGCAAACGATCAGGATTTACCAATCCGTTCATACAAAAACTATTGTCGCTGGGTTTATTGGTTCCGTAATCACCGCCATAAGTGTAATACATTCTGCCTTTCTCATCCACTTCGCGCAATCCCTGGTCAACCCAGTCCCAAATGCAACCGCCCTGCAAGGCCGGGTACATTTCAATGGCATCCCAGTAATCCTGTAAACCGCCACAACTGTTTCCCATCGCGTGTGCGTATTCACATTGGATTAACGGACGATCAGGATTTTCTTTGGCATAATTGATCATTCCATCAATACCCATATACATTGGGCAGAAAATATCGGTGTGGTCGGCCAGACCGGCACGCTCGTACTGTACCGGACGACTTTTATCGCGTTCTTTAATCCAATTGTAATCGGCAACAAAGTTGATTCCATCGCCGGCTTCGTTTCCTAACGACCAGGTAACAATACAAGCGTGGTTTTTATCGCGTTCCACCATTCGGCGTGTACGGTCCAGGTGCATAGGTCCCCACTCGGCATGTTTGGCCAAACTTTCTTCGCCATACCCCATTCCGTGAGATTCAATATTGGCTTCATCAATTACATACAATCCATACAAATCGCAAAGCACATAAAACTCCGGATCGTCAGGATAGTGGCAGGTGCGCACGGTATTGATGTTAAATTCCTTCATCAGCTGAATATCTTTTAACATCATTTCGCGGCTAATCACATGTCCTTCATCCGGGTCATGTTCATGACGGTTCACTCCTTTTACATAAACCGCTTTTCCGTTCACCATAAACTGGCCGTTTTTAATTTCAGCAGTGCGGAATCCAATGTTTTGCAAAAGTGCTTCAACTGTATTTCCATCAGCATCTTTTAAAACGATCAGCAGTTTATACAAATTAGGTTGTTCTGCCGACCATTTTTTTGGATTATCAACATTGGCAGCAAATTCAAACATCGTGGCTTTTTCACCAACAGTCGAAGTTTCGGATAAATCAATAACTTTTTGATCTTTATCAAACGTTAAAACGCTTGCCTCAACAGTGTAAGTTCCGGCATCTGCTCCAGTATGGTTTTCCACTTCTACTTCCAGCGAAAAGATCCCGTCCTCATAATTTTCGTCTAGGCCGGCATGAACAAAAAAGTCGCGTACATGAACTTTTGGAGTGGCCTGTAAATAAACATCGCGCTCAATACCACTTATTCTCCAAAAATCCTGGCACTCCAGATAACTTCCGGTACTCCAGCGATACACTTCCAGGGCCAACGTATTTTCTCCGGGTTTTACGAATTCTGTTAAATCGAACTCGGCCGGAGTTTTTGAACCTTCGCTATACCCAACTTTTTCGCCATTTACCCAAATGTAAAACGCCGATTTTACAGCTCCAAAGTGTATAGAGATCTGGCGGCCATCCCAATTCTCGGGAATGGTAAAATTACGTCGGTAACTTCCAACCGGATTGTAACCAGATGGAATATGTGGTGGATTTGGACGTTCGTTTGCAATCATCCAAAACGGATATGTTGTATTTACATAAATGGCTGTATCAAATCCCTGGCGTTCCCAGTTAGCCGGCACTTTTATATCGGCCCAGCTACTTACATCATAATCGGTTTTGTAAAAATCAACAGGTCGGCCTTCGGGATTGGCGGCTATATTAAATTTCCAAATGCCATTTAACGACTGAAAATAAACCGACTCATTCTTAATATTGTCCCACGCCATTCGTTCACTTTCAAAAGGGAAAAAACTGGCATGCGGATCGGTACGATTAATATTAAAAACTGCAGGATCTTCCCATTCTTTGACATCCTGAGAAAAAACGGATGAGTACATTAGCACTACTAAAAATAGTAAACTTAAATTTTTTAACATGATATGTGGTTTAATTGATTTCTCCAATTACTGAGACTCATAAATTGCCGGTTTAACCTATGCGAATGCAATGTTTTTCATTCTAAATTATCGCAAATTAATGCAAACAACATCAGCCTTATAGTCACAAACGAGAACAGCTGAGAAATAAGAATTATCTGAGATACGGCAAATATATAAATCTTAAAGCGTGTAATGAATAAAATAGAACGGTGTTTTTTCAATATGTTATTTGAGGAAATGAAGTGAAACCAGGTCGAATTTTGAATTCTTAATCATAAGTCAATACGTAAAAAAATACACAAAAATATATTTAGCCATTCGTTTCATTTTCAATTAGATACTTTTTAATCCTATTATACAAAAATCCCTAATTTAATGCACCTTTTAGTGCATTCTAAATTAGCACCTTAGCTAAACATTTCTGACTTATATTCGTTTTATTTGCGACTGATTAACAAGAATCGTTTATGTATTTAGAAAAAGAAAAACCGGCAACAAAGAACCAGATATCTGCAAAAGAAGCACTTCAGGATTACTACATTGCGCGATTAAGTCGCGAGTTGAGTATAATGGGGCGCCGCGAGGTACATAACGGACGTGCACACTTTGGTATTTTTGGCGATGGAAAAGAAATTGCCCAGATTGCTTATGCCAAGAATTTCAAAAAAGGTGACTGGCGTTCGGGCTATTATCGCGATCAGACCTTTATGCTGGCACTGGGGTTACTGGAACCGGAAGAGTTTTTTGCCATGATTTACGGCGATACCGACGATGAGATGAATCCATCTACAGGAGGACGAAATTTCAATAATCACTTTAGCACAAGAAACATAAGCGATTCGGGAGAAATAAAAGATCTTGCCGATCAGTACAATTCAGCTTCCGATATTTCATCAACAGGAGGTCAGATGCCACGTTTGCTGGGGCTGGCACAAGCCAGTAAAATGGTTCGTGAACAACCCGAATTAAAAAAACGGCTGAATAACAATGTTACCGGTAACGAAGTAGCATTTGGCAGTATTGGCGATGCCAGCACAAGCGAAGGAATTTTCTTTGAAACGATAAATGCAGCCGGGGTTCTGCAGGTACCGATGGCCGTTGCAATTTACGACGATGGTTTTGGAATAAGTGTGCCGATTGAGCTGCAAACCACCAAGTCGAGTATTTCAGAAGCACTAAAAGGTTTTCAGAAAAAAGAAGACAGCAATGGCGTAAACATCTATAAATGTAAAGGCTGGAGCTATCCCGATTTGGTTGACACATTCAAAAAAGGAATCGACACCTGCCGGAAGACCCATACTCCTGTTGTATTTCATATTAACGAAGTTACTCAGCCGCAAGGGCATTCTACTTCAGGCTCGCACGAACGATACAAAACAAAAGAGCGTCTGGCGTGGGAAAAAGAATACGACGGCGTTAACCAAATGCGAAAATGGATGCTCGAATCAGGAATTGCCGACGAAGAGATGTTGGCTGAGATTGAAAAATCAGCACAAAAACGAGCAAAAGAAGCCCGCAAGAACGCGTGGAATAATTATACCGAAGGTTATCAGAATGAACGAACTGAGTTGATCAAAATTCTGAAAAGAATTGATAAGCGAAGTGAACTGCAGAGTTTACGACGCTTTGAAAAGGTCACAGATAAAATTTTTCCAACACGGCGATCGCATGTCAGTTTTGCCAAAAGGCTGAAACTCGAACTTCATACCATGCCGGAGTTGGAAGATGAACGCAATATTCTGAAAGACTGGATCAGTCGTTTTGAAGAACGTACCGCCGGATTTTATAACGGAGAATTGCACCGAACCGGACCGGACGCTGCGCTAAATGTAAAAGCAGTTGCTGCAGAATACGATGAGAACTCTACCGACGTAAACGGATCGGTGGTGGTAAATAAAAACTTTGATGCCCTGTTTAGCAAATACCCCAACCTGGTAACTTTTGGTGAAGACACCGGAAAACTGGGAGATGTAAACCAGGGGATGAAAGGTATGCAGGAAAAATACGGCAAAGTTCGTGTTGACGATGCCGGTATTCGCGAAGCAACAATCATCGGACAAGGAATTGGTTTGGCGATGCGTGGTTTCCGCCCGATTGCCGAAATTCAATACCTCGACTACCTGATTTATGCACAGTCGCAGTTAAGCGACGATTTGGCCACTTTGCAATACCGCACCAAAGGCCGCCAGGCTGCACCGTTGATTGTGCGTACGCGTGGTCACCAGCTACAGGGAATCTGGCATGCCGGATCGCCAATGCAAATGCTACTGGGATCGATGCGTGGCATGTACCTCTGTGTTCCCCGTAACCTGACACAAGCTGCAGGGTTCTACAATACCTTATTAGAAGGTAACGACCCGGCACTGGTTATTGAGCCGCTAAAAGGTTATAACGTTAAGGAAAAACTTCCGGCCAACCATGGCGAATACAAAGTGCCGCTTGGCGTACCGGAAATTATGCAGGAAGGAACAGACGTTACCGTTGTTACTTATGCGTGGAACGTGCACCATGCAGTAAAAGCAGCAAAACTTTTGCAGGACTTTAAAGGTATTTCCATTGAGGTGATCGATGTACAAACGTTAATGCCTTTTGATGTAAATCACATCATTTTGCAATCCATCAAAAAAACTGGTAAAGTAATTTTTATGGACGAAGATGTGCCCGGTGGAGGTACGGCATACATGATGCAAAAAGTAATCGAGGAACAAAAAGCATTTGATTATTTAGACACCGCGCCACGAACACTTTCAGCACAGGAACACCGCCCTGCTTATGGTATCGACGGCGAATATTTCTCAAAACCAAACGTAGAATTGCTTTTCAAAAACGTGTATGAAATGATGCGCGAAGTGGAACCTGATCGTTTTCCGGAATTATAACTTTTTCAGAATAATTTTCTGGTTATCGGCATCGTGTATCTTTTTCATGTATTCAACAAAAGCAGCATATTTTTCGGGCTGAAAAGTACCGGCATTGATCTCATTTTTTCGAACATAAGAGATCGTACGCCCATCAGCTTCCAAAGAATACTGATAACTTCCAAAGTCAGATGTAATATCGATTCCTAACGGAAGATATTCTATTTCGTATCCTTCGGGC
It contains:
- a CDS encoding thiamine pyrophosphate-dependent enzyme, giving the protein MYLEKEKPATKNQISAKEALQDYYIARLSRELSIMGRREVHNGRAHFGIFGDGKEIAQIAYAKNFKKGDWRSGYYRDQTFMLALGLLEPEEFFAMIYGDTDDEMNPSTGGRNFNNHFSTRNISDSGEIKDLADQYNSASDISSTGGQMPRLLGLAQASKMVREQPELKKRLNNNVTGNEVAFGSIGDASTSEGIFFETINAAGVLQVPMAVAIYDDGFGISVPIELQTTKSSISEALKGFQKKEDSNGVNIYKCKGWSYPDLVDTFKKGIDTCRKTHTPVVFHINEVTQPQGHSTSGSHERYKTKERLAWEKEYDGVNQMRKWMLESGIADEEMLAEIEKSAQKRAKEARKNAWNNYTEGYQNERTELIKILKRIDKRSELQSLRRFEKVTDKIFPTRRSHVSFAKRLKLELHTMPELEDERNILKDWISRFEERTAGFYNGELHRTGPDAALNVKAVAAEYDENSTDVNGSVVVNKNFDALFSKYPNLVTFGEDTGKLGDVNQGMKGMQEKYGKVRVDDAGIREATIIGQGIGLAMRGFRPIAEIQYLDYLIYAQSQLSDDLATLQYRTKGRQAAPLIVRTRGHQLQGIWHAGSPMQMLLGSMRGMYLCVPRNLTQAAGFYNTLLEGNDPALVIEPLKGYNVKEKLPANHGEYKVPLGVPEIMQEGTDVTVVTYAWNVHHAVKAAKLLQDFKGISIEVIDVQTLMPFDVNHIILQSIKKTGKVIFMDEDVPGGGTAYMMQKVIEEQKAFDYLDTAPRTLSAQEHRPAYGIDGEYFSKPNVELLFKNVYEMMREVEPDRFPEL